The Hymenobacter swuensis DY53 genome includes the window CCTTTGAGCCCTACACCATCGAGGATGAGCACGGCTCGGTGACAATGGCCGGTATTTACACCTACGGCGAAACCATCCACACCTTCGTGGAGCGCCGCAACTACTCGGGGCCTTTCCTGCCCGGTTTCGTGGCAAAATCCAGCGGCATTCCGCAGGGCGCGCCCGTGGGCCTGCAGGTAGTGGACCACTGCGTGGGTAATGTAGGCTGGGGTGAGATGAACCAGTGGGTGAAGTTCTACGAGGATGTGATGGGCTTCAAGCTGCTTATCACCTTCGACGACGACGACATCAGCACCGAGTATTCGGCCCTGATGAGTAAGGTGGTCAGCAACGGGAACGGCTTTGTGAAATTCCCCATCAACGAGCCCGCCGAAGGCAAGAAAAAGAGCCAGATTGAGGAGTACCTCGACTTCTACCACGCGCCCGGGGTGCAGCACATGGCCCTGGTCACCAACGATATCCGCACGACCGTCACGGAACTGCGCCGCCGCGGCGTAGAGTTCCTGCAGGTGCCCGCCACCTACTACGACGACCTGCTGGAGCGCGTGGGCCACATCGACGAGGATCTGGACAGCATCCGCGACCTGAACCTGCTGGTGGACCGCGACGAGGAAGGCTACCTGCTCCAGATTTTCACGAAGCCCGTGGAAGACCGGCCTACCGTATTCTACGAAATCATCCAGCGCAAGGGAGCCAAGAGCTTCGGCAAAGGTAACTTCAAGGCTCTGTTCGAGGCCATTGAGCGCGAGCAGGCGTTGCGCGGCAACCTGTAAGCCGCTGTCATTGCGAGCAGGCCCGACGAAGCGCCCGAAGGACAGCGCAGCTAATCCGTCCTTCACGCAGTCAGAAGTTCAGACTCGCTCAAAAGCCCCTGACGTCAGATCCAGTCGTCAGGGGCTTTTCATTTTCCAGGGCTTTGGGAAATAAAAAGGACAGATTAGCTGCGCTGTCCTTCGGGCGCTTCGCTGTACCTCCTCGCAATAACGGAAAAACCTCTTTTCTTTACTCCCGTTCTCTGAACCAGTTCAATCCCCCCAAAGCACCTACTCTATGGCCCTCACGCCCACCATTCAGGACAAAATCAATACCTGGCTCACCGATAGCTACGACGCCCACACGCACGCCGAAATCCGGCAGCTGCAGGCCGAAAACCAGGAGGATTTTCTGTCGGACGCTTTTTACCGCAACCTGGAGTTTGGCACCGGCGGTCTGCGCGGCATTATGGGCGCGGGTTCTAACCGCATGAACCGCTACACATTGGGCATGGCCACCCAGGGCCTGAGCAACTACCTGTTGCAGTCGTTTCCAGGCCAGGAAATCAAGGTGGCTATTGCCCACGATTCGCGCAACAACAGCGCCGAGTTTGCCCGCATTGCGGCCGATATTTTCTCGGCCAACGGCATCACGGTGTACTTGTTTGAGGCCCTGCGGCCTACGCCGGAGCTGTCGTTTGCCATCCGGGAGCTGGGCTGCCAGAGCGGCTGCGTAGTCACAGCCTCGCACAACCCCAAGGAGTACAACGGTTTCAAGGTGTACTGGAACGACGGCGCGCAGGTAGTGGCCCCGCACGATAAAAATATTATTCGCGAGGTAGAAGCCATTCACTCGGTCAGCGACGTGAAGTTTCAGGCCGATACCAGCCGGATTCACGCCCTCGGCTCCGACCTCGACGCGGCCTACCTAGCCCGGGTAAAGCAGCTCAGCATCAACCCTACCGCCATCCAGCGCCAGCATGATCTGAAAATTGTGTACACGCCGCTGCACGGCACAGGCATCACGCTGGTGCCCCAGGCGCTGGCGCAGTTAGGTTTCACTAACGTGAGCATCGTGGAAGCCCAGTCTACGCCTGATGGCAATTTCCCCACGGTACAGTCGCCGAATCCGGAGGAGAAAGTTGCCATGCAAATGGCCCTCGACCAGGCCAAAGCCCTCGACGCCGATTTGGTGCTAGCCACCGACCCTGATGCTGACCGCGTGGGTATTGCCGTAAAAAACAACCACGGCGACTGGGTGCTGGTAAACGGCAACCAGACGGCGGCGCTGCTGACGCATTACCTGCTCTCAGCCCGCAAACAGGCCGGCAAGATGACGCCCCAGGACTTCATCGTGTACACCATTGTAACCAGCGACGTGCTCGGCGATATTGCCCGCCACCACGACGTGACAGCCTACCAGACGCTGACCGGCTTCAAGTACATTGCCGGCATCATCCGCGACCTGGAAGGTCAGCAGCAGTACATCGGGGGCGGCGAGGAAAGCTACGGCTACATGATTGGTGACTTTGTGCGTGACAAAGATGCCGTATCGGCCTGCGCCCTACTGGCCGAAATGGCCGCCGCCGCCAAGCACCAGGGCCGCACGCTCTACCAGGAAATGGTGCAGATGTACCTGACCTACGGCTTCTATAAGGAGCACCTGATTTCGCTCACCAAAAAAGGCCAGCGCGGGGCCGAGGAAATTCAGGAAATGATGGCCGAGCTGCGCGCCAACCCACCCCGCACCATTGCCGGCCTGCCCGTGGTGGAGCTGCGCGACTACAAAACCGGCCGCATCCGCGACCTGCGCACCAACCTCGAAACCGAAACCGGCCTAGAAAGCTCCAATGTGCTCCAGTTCATTCTGGAAGATGGCAGCAAAATCTCGGCCCGCCCCAGCGGCACCGAGCCCAAAATCAAGTTCTACTTCAGCGTGCGGCAGCCCCTCAAATCGGCCGTGGACTTCGACCTGGCCGACAAGCTGGCCGGCGAAAAAATCCAGCGCATCATTGAGGATATGCAGTTGAAATAGTCTTTCTGATTTGTGAGTAACCGCAGAGAAGCCGGAACGGCATCAGTTCCGGCTTCTCTGCGGTTACTGCCAATTGGTACGCCCTTTATTTGCTCTACAAGAAGACCGTAGCTACCTGTTCTGATCGGTCGGATGGACTATCTATCGGCAATACGCTGCTCAGGCAACCGCAAGGCCGGTAATACTTTGATATAGCTCAGTGCAAACCGTAATATTGCATCGGTCAGCAGCATACACATTCGGTCAATCCCGCTGCACGCTGCTTGTTTTATCTACTCTTTTCCTGATTACTATCACCTCATGCGAGCTGTCTATCTTCTTCCTTTATTGACACTATTTGCGGGTACTGTAGCAGCTCAAAAAACATCGAATGATTTCGTGATTACATCATCCGGAGATACTTTGCGCGGGCAAACGGTCTTCAGCAAGCGCCTCCAGCAAATTCAACTCCGGCAGCCGAACCAGCCAGTTCAGACGTTCAGTGCCTCTCAGGCGGCCGCTTACGGTGATGAAACTGGGCCAATCCGAGTGAGCAAGAGGGTAGACCACCAAGCTAACCCGAAATTTCTGACGCCTCTGTTGAATGGTCCGGTGTCGCTGTACTCGGGTGAAAACGCGGAAGGCGAGTTACGGTTTTTCTTACAGCCGCAGGACTCTGCTTACGTAATTGAAATTCAGCCACGAACCCCACGGCTGGCTTATCTGCGGGTGATGCCTGGCTGCGAAAAACTGGATTTTTCTAACTTTGGCATCGAGAGCCTTTACCGCTACAACACGGGTAGCCTGCAACACTTAGTACAAACCTACAATGCCTGCCGGTATCCGCAACAGGCCAGTAGCTCTCCGGTTACGATAGGCGGATATCGCACGCAATTTGGAGTGAAAGCAGGAGCGAATATTACTCGTTTCACCGAACAAAGTGTCATATTAGGGAAGCAGGAGTCCCTGCTTAGCTACCAAGCCGGACTATATCTGTGGATTAGCTCCAAACGAGCTTGGGGTTTGCAAACGGAAGTAACATACGCAAAAATTAAAAGTGGCTATGAGCCGGTAAACGTCTACAATGGTTACGCAACGTATACTACCACTCGCGCCATAGAAATCGATTACGCCCAGATTCAGATACCATTGCTCTTACGGTATACTTTGCCCGGAATTAACTGGCGGCCTTACATCAGCGTG containing:
- the hppD gene encoding 4-hydroxyphenylpyruvate dioxygenase encodes the protein METMTSPAVQAHPAHDFLPLNGTDYLEFYVGNAKQSAYYYQAAFGFELVAYAGPETGLRDRASYVLQQNKIRLVLTTSLLPDSDITRHVAQHGDGVKVMALWVDDARKSFEETTKRGAKPAFEPYTIEDEHGSVTMAGIYTYGETIHTFVERRNYSGPFLPGFVAKSSGIPQGAPVGLQVVDHCVGNVGWGEMNQWVKFYEDVMGFKLLITFDDDDISTEYSALMSKVVSNGNGFVKFPINEPAEGKKKSQIEEYLDFYHAPGVQHMALVTNDIRTTVTELRRRGVEFLQVPATYYDDLLERVGHIDEDLDSIRDLNLLVDRDEEGYLLQIFTKPVEDRPTVFYEIIQRKGAKSFGKGNFKALFEAIEREQALRGNL
- a CDS encoding phospho-sugar mutase, coding for MALTPTIQDKINTWLTDSYDAHTHAEIRQLQAENQEDFLSDAFYRNLEFGTGGLRGIMGAGSNRMNRYTLGMATQGLSNYLLQSFPGQEIKVAIAHDSRNNSAEFARIAADIFSANGITVYLFEALRPTPELSFAIRELGCQSGCVVTASHNPKEYNGFKVYWNDGAQVVAPHDKNIIREVEAIHSVSDVKFQADTSRIHALGSDLDAAYLARVKQLSINPTAIQRQHDLKIVYTPLHGTGITLVPQALAQLGFTNVSIVEAQSTPDGNFPTVQSPNPEEKVAMQMALDQAKALDADLVLATDPDADRVGIAVKNNHGDWVLVNGNQTAALLTHYLLSARKQAGKMTPQDFIVYTIVTSDVLGDIARHHDVTAYQTLTGFKYIAGIIRDLEGQQQYIGGGEESYGYMIGDFVRDKDAVSACALLAEMAAAAKHQGRTLYQEMVQMYLTYGFYKEHLISLTKKGQRGAEEIQEMMAELRANPPRTIAGLPVVELRDYKTGRIRDLRTNLETETGLESSNVLQFILEDGSKISARPSGTEPKIKFYFSVRQPLKSAVDFDLADKLAGEKIQRIIEDMQLK
- a CDS encoding porin family protein — protein: MRAVYLLPLLTLFAGTVAAQKTSNDFVITSSGDTLRGQTVFSKRLQQIQLRQPNQPVQTFSASQAAAYGDETGPIRVSKRVDHQANPKFLTPLLNGPVSLYSGENAEGELRFFLQPQDSAYVIEIQPRTPRLAYLRVMPGCEKLDFSNFGIESLYRYNTGSLQHLVQTYNACRYPQQASSSPVTIGGYRTQFGVKAGANITRFTEQSVILGKQESLLSYQAGLYLWISSKRAWGLQTEVTYAKIKSGYEPVNVYNGYATYTTTRAIEIDYAQIQIPLLLRYTLPGINWRPYISVGPSYSFNFNRKSAEVFQDSDKASPVRKPINIPITNNIGTAAGIGLLLPKPKLSIEGRVDYTFDPIRVALRLDVGLAF